The following proteins are co-located in the uncultured Draconibacterium sp. genome:
- a CDS encoding helix-turn-helix domain-containing protein, giving the protein MEVKAAIIYIGIAQCLFAALLIFSKRPLNIADKILGSWLLTSSLLFIFNFFIVYYNVQNYIWQVPYCLTVAFPEFLVLYTIYITSGDTKFQKRYLLYFIPSLIGFIAIFSSYVSNPNEFFSLDVRRLGLPSRLLTYLLDTTLTGYSILSLWLIYRYKKRINNSYSFESSKINLTWLTTVIVGYYLTSSFLVIISKYYFQLFEYEVVTDVGNGMQLIFIYLLSYFGLKQQTLISERKPVFLNKFRFKGSDPEKYQKSGLKEISKVEEYLKKLVDDMNKLEPWKDNELSVAKLSELTGIPRHYITQILNDNLQKNFYTFVNEYRTEYAKKLIVSPVYSHWSIVAIAYESGFNSKAAFNNFFKKYTGITPTEFKKNHIRAAKKHD; this is encoded by the coding sequence ATGGAAGTAAAAGCAGCAATTATTTACATAGGAATAGCTCAATGTTTGTTTGCAGCATTGTTGATTTTTTCAAAACGGCCATTAAATATTGCAGATAAAATATTGGGGAGTTGGTTATTAACATCTTCGCTTCTGTTCATTTTTAATTTCTTTATAGTCTACTACAATGTTCAGAACTATATTTGGCAGGTTCCGTATTGTTTAACCGTTGCTTTTCCCGAATTCCTTGTTTTATATACTATTTACATAACTTCAGGGGACACGAAATTTCAAAAGAGGTATTTACTTTATTTTATTCCATCATTAATAGGTTTTATTGCAATTTTCTCTTCCTATGTATCAAATCCAAATGAGTTTTTCTCTCTTGATGTAAGAAGATTAGGTTTACCATCTAGGTTGTTAACCTATTTGCTGGATACAACACTAACAGGTTATTCAATTCTATCACTCTGGTTAATATATCGATATAAAAAGCGAATAAATAACTCGTATTCGTTTGAGTCTTCTAAAATTAACCTGACCTGGCTAACAACTGTAATTGTGGGATACTATTTAACCAGTAGTTTCCTTGTGATAATAAGTAAATACTATTTTCAATTATTTGAATATGAAGTGGTTACTGATGTTGGAAATGGAATGCAATTGATATTTATTTATTTGTTAAGCTACTTTGGATTAAAACAACAAACCCTGATTTCAGAACGTAAACCTGTTTTCTTAAATAAATTTCGTTTTAAAGGCTCTGATCCTGAAAAATACCAAAAATCGGGTTTGAAGGAAATTTCCAAAGTTGAGGAATACTTAAAGAAACTGGTTGATGATATGAATAAACTGGAGCCATGGAAAGACAATGAATTATCAGTGGCAAAGCTTTCAGAGTTAACCGGAATTCCGAGGCATTACATTACTCAGATACTAAACGATAACCTGCAAAAGAATTTTTACACTTTTGTAAACGAGTACCGCACCGAATACGCTAAAAAATTGATCGTATCACCGGTTTACAGTCATTGGTCGATAGTTGCTATTGCCTACGAAAGTGGTTTTAATTCGAAAGCAGCATTCAATAATTTTTTTAAAAAATACACTGGAATAACCCCAACTGAATTTAAAAAGAATCACATTCGTGCTGCTAAAAAGCACGATTAG
- a CDS encoding glycoside hydrolase family 2 TIM barrel-domain containing protein, which translates to MRKIIVIVLFFLPIIGLAQEPFIQHADGREFTSLNGKWKYVLDPYEQGQIGFMPVYENVKQKDKSDRVEYSFDDAQTLWVPGAWDAQKTELSYYEGSIWYRKTFDKNDLSKNKRYFVYVGAANYMSTVTLNGKVLGIHEGGFTPFAFEITDLIKEKDNFLIIGVNNTRIKDGIPAQVTDWFNHGGITRDVKLIEVPKTFVSNYFLALDKNTLHSKTREISGKLELNGKSFPETARIVIPELNVSEEVTVNDNGTGNFTIGVKNLELWSPENPKLYKVSIEAGKDKVTDQIGFRTIETQGKKILLNGEEIFLRGISLHDENPLRADRANSVEDANLVVGWAKELGCNFIRLAHYPHQENILRAADKMGILLWEELPLYWGIDWKNQAVLEKAKQQYSEVINRDYNRASSIIWSIANETTPTDARNAFLGAVADHVRSMDDTRLLSAACKKDQPGDGNKEKYYTINDPLMKYLDVVSFNEYLGWYGGLPDECREKVISSDEDKPIIVSEFGGGALQGFHADSLTRWSEEFQEYLYHESISMFDKIEGLAGMTPWILVDFMSPLRQLPDVQDGWNRKGLISEKGYKKKAFFVLQEYYNSK; encoded by the coding sequence ATGAGGAAAATAATTGTAATTGTATTGTTTTTTCTGCCAATTATCGGATTGGCACAGGAGCCTTTTATTCAACATGCTGACGGACGGGAATTTACAAGTCTGAACGGAAAATGGAAATATGTTCTTGATCCATACGAACAAGGGCAAATAGGTTTTATGCCTGTTTACGAGAATGTAAAACAGAAAGATAAATCAGATCGTGTTGAATACAGTTTCGACGATGCTCAAACACTTTGGGTGCCGGGAGCCTGGGATGCCCAAAAAACTGAACTTTCTTATTACGAGGGCAGCATCTGGTATCGCAAAACCTTTGATAAAAACGATCTTTCAAAAAACAAACGCTATTTTGTTTATGTGGGTGCTGCAAATTATATGAGTACAGTAACACTAAACGGTAAGGTGCTGGGCATTCACGAAGGGGGTTTTACTCCTTTTGCTTTCGAAATAACTGATTTAATTAAAGAAAAGGACAACTTTCTGATTATCGGAGTAAACAATACCCGGATAAAAGATGGGATACCTGCACAGGTAACTGACTGGTTCAATCATGGAGGAATTACCCGCGATGTGAAACTGATTGAAGTTCCGAAAACTTTTGTGAGTAACTATTTTCTGGCGTTGGATAAAAATACACTTCATTCAAAAACAAGAGAGATTAGCGGGAAGCTGGAACTAAACGGAAAGTCTTTTCCTGAAACAGCCCGGATAGTGATACCGGAATTAAACGTTAGCGAAGAAGTAACTGTAAACGATAACGGAACAGGCAATTTTACAATCGGTGTGAAAAACCTGGAACTTTGGTCTCCTGAAAATCCAAAATTGTACAAGGTCTCCATCGAAGCCGGAAAGGATAAAGTAACAGATCAAATCGGATTCAGGACCATTGAAACGCAAGGCAAAAAGATCTTGTTAAATGGCGAAGAAATTTTCCTACGAGGAATTTCGCTGCACGATGAAAATCCGCTTCGTGCCGACCGTGCAAATTCGGTTGAAGACGCCAATCTTGTTGTTGGTTGGGCAAAAGAACTGGGATGTAACTTTATCCGTCTGGCACATTACCCACACCAGGAGAATATTCTTCGCGCAGCCGATAAAATGGGCATATTGCTTTGGGAAGAACTGCCTTTATATTGGGGCATCGATTGGAAAAACCAGGCAGTTCTGGAAAAAGCAAAACAGCAGTACTCGGAAGTAATTAACCGCGATTATAATCGGGCAAGTTCGATTATCTGGTCCATTGCAAACGAAACTACACCAACCGATGCTCGAAACGCTTTCCTTGGTGCGGTTGCTGATCACGTTCGTTCAATGGATGATACTCGCTTATTATCGGCAGCGTGTAAAAAAGACCAACCCGGGGATGGTAATAAAGAAAAATATTACACCATTAACGACCCGTTAATGAAGTACCTCGATGTTGTTAGTTTTAACGAATATCTTGGGTGGTATGGCGGTTTACCTGATGAATGTCGCGAAAAGGTTATCTCATCGGATGAAGACAAACCGATTATTGTCAGTGAATTTGGAGGTGGAGCTTTGCAAGGATTTCACGCCGATAGTCTTACCCGCTGGAGTGAAGAATTTCAGGAATATTTGTACCATGAAAGTATTTCTATGTTTGATAAAATTGAGGGTTTGGCAGGAATGACTCCCTGGATTCTGGTTGATTTTATGTCACCACTTCGACAATTACCAGATGTTCAGGACGGCTGGAACAGAAAAGGATTGATTTCTGAAAAAGGATATAAAAAGAAAGCCTTTTTTGTTTTGCAGGAATATTATAATTCAAAGTAA
- a CDS encoding glycoside hydrolase family 43 protein, with translation MKLRSIQLVSFLLTLFLASTLIGCSLEKKQTLGFQNFYPGKLWSDADSVHINAHGGGILYYDNTYYWFGEHKSAHTSSAQVGVNCYSSTDLYNWKHEGVALSVNDSVGSDIEACCVMERPKVIYNAETQQFVLYFHLELKGKGYSAAHVGIAISDKVTGPYTYLRSLRPNPGIWPQNMKGEQQTSTITTDNFSAWWTEEWMQAVKDGLFVRRDFEGGQMSRDMTLFVDDDGKAYHIFASEENLTLHIAELSDDYLSYTGTYIRVAPGGHNEAPAIFKKNGKYFMITSGCTGWDPNAARLFSAESIWGPWTQHPNPCVGPDADLTFHSQSTYILPVAGKDDAFIFMADRWTPKKPIEASYIWLPIQFENGLPVLKWQDQWDLSVFNETK, from the coding sequence ATGAAACTACGATCAATCCAACTTGTCTCCTTTCTACTAACTTTATTTCTGGCGTCCACACTTATCGGATGCAGTTTGGAAAAAAAACAGACTTTAGGATTTCAAAACTTTTATCCGGGAAAACTCTGGTCAGATGCCGACAGTGTACATATTAATGCCCACGGAGGCGGAATTCTTTATTACGACAATACCTACTATTGGTTTGGCGAACACAAAAGCGCGCATACCAGCTCGGCACAGGTAGGTGTAAATTGCTATTCATCTACCGATTTATACAATTGGAAACACGAAGGCGTTGCCTTGTCTGTTAATGATAGCGTTGGAAGCGATATTGAAGCATGTTGTGTAATGGAACGCCCAAAGGTGATTTACAATGCAGAAACGCAACAATTTGTACTTTATTTTCATTTAGAATTAAAAGGAAAAGGCTACAGTGCTGCACATGTTGGAATAGCAATAAGCGACAAGGTTACCGGGCCATACACCTATTTACGTTCTTTACGACCGAATCCTGGAATCTGGCCGCAAAACATGAAAGGAGAGCAGCAAACAAGCACCATTACAACGGATAATTTTTCTGCTTGGTGGACCGAAGAATGGATGCAGGCTGTTAAAGATGGTTTGTTTGTTCGTCGTGATTTTGAAGGAGGCCAGATGTCGCGAGATATGACTCTTTTTGTTGACGATGACGGTAAAGCCTATCATATTTTTGCATCGGAAGAAAACCTGACACTGCACATTGCCGAATTGAGCGATGATTATTTAAGTTACACCGGAACATATATACGTGTGGCTCCCGGTGGGCATAATGAGGCACCTGCCATTTTTAAAAAGAACGGGAAATACTTCATGATAACATCGGGATGTACCGGCTGGGATCCTAACGCTGCCCGTTTATTTTCAGCCGAATCAATTTGGGGGCCATGGACACAACATCCAAATCCTTGTGTTGGGCCTGATGCCGATTTGACTTTCCACTCACAGAGCACATACATTTTACCTGTGGCCGGGAAAGATGATGCCTTTATTTTTATGGCCGATCGATGGACGCCTAAAAAACCGATCGAAGCAAGTTACATTTGGTTGCCCATCCAATTTGAAAACGGATTGCCAGTATTAAAATGGCAAGATCAATGGGATTTAAGTGTATTTAATGAAACGAAATAA